The Plasmodium brasilianum strain Bolivian I chromosome 14, whole genome shotgun sequence genome contains a region encoding:
- a CDS encoding helicase → MSSGVVKRTYECLYTHQKIQKSKKWQDGFCEIITSHGSTKINLLNLNRVCIESSLGSIINFQNIEEEIELNYHLVRFVDISTYTENEIKNESTKKRANELLLEEKGNISIQKKKKKKEKKEICYSSSYDVEDQKGIEGEPSSEKEEELPNGKNWLCRNKTLDRYARINRKFEVPREVSSCGDGNQVKRRRTVEEWKNTDEEDGESVNGKTKKGRDKKIEGVEEKQVSREGTKLINITYTKTYFFNKKKNVKWFDGYIIEKQNILELYNYSKEKLFTEKKKNVINEEYIPFGKYIVYNDFLCKSDKEDDTYEQLEYSFSRNNNSINNNILCKNLHDISNRVINRIREPNDIYNAPDMKKKKYTERNTINVDTNVDINNNMHRYQSSSNTSNKSYHDDTKNYYNNHTCAEYGQMHSLSKWGNDSHSTLEDLYNEPHDKGKKEKKRGYLRRNNTHTHTYITHKDQDEFPLYHNNEDRINEMFLCSENSQNNDKYEEIINIGKMASKNNFSSLNIFNNPLCKHMSSGLGKDHQVFEADEAEEVDVSNGVELSNEVDVSNEVDVSDRVDVSYRVDVSDRVDVSDRVDVSDRVDVSDRVDVSDRVDVSDRVDVSDGMDESNGVKKSDGGPPRSWRNILDSNDSIVNSVNISGLEDGDLRSVTTKKRNGISFVNKSMEKAYYNNEENILSSIVCKEHTQTIIKKETSKNEELLTWEDASSLKEKKKGSFHYLNIYEIKNMNTFIFENANFYAKDMEDVNKSNLFLPIYITILTNKMCIKNKLNELKYFKIPNFFLNKSEYIYYFMNGILFQIYYDVINKLLCLHSYLVSFLSGLTGRKNDSKYVKGNQEENEVINNLRKKEDYQVDEGIRRAVNSSICADNNSGHNSLSFLREEKRRKYKYADDDYVLLFQGVKVVCTVSDKGNRVSGMVSTMVRSRIGGRVGSTSYGSHNDCSLGCKFFLNVTTNSCFVIEKNGSRFMQEGSKYVHMHHVIILSRDNNYFDNNNLLIFITKWSSFKNNYLEIYPLNFQTYTYMNELFDKEKIRTTKKCIYFLRRYKKVIFPSCLFFITLYEYMEHMKFLFYLYKSVHDVSLYNFIWTKLGIINCTEYCSDQCTLLQYVSGSYKRELTQKLSSDKKLNRKQKQIIRSVLNWFVCTDREKDPIGGKQIENDPNEIYQGQCNQSEKEKENTHVHNQSFPVSTIQMNMVQQDRSNTLLVNGIFGSGKSTLICHIICYLDKLLTCEEKLAKRNKNGISVSDGGDKNDPSRDDHEHRDGKRINRSSSSSSSSSSSGGSDEVTRDDNKKKSKNKIKNNDMYNDEYNDKYNLKCSNKYNNKCNNKCNNKCNNKCNNKCNNKCNNKCNNKCNNKCNNKCNNKCNNKCNNKCNNKCNNKCNNKCNNKHINKHKNREKTKILLMCNTNFGVDNILLKLKLDFEFYDFARIGNIYEVNFFLITNFISINSKDDKNAEQMKRYLESMTNKKGGNGSTEGTDIESTFLKKRITTINNHKDNNYNNFRGKKEEESVPVSLSGKKKINGNRIDHNNSSESRNSCYDNGKTSKRSAKELHKIKNVDTLISVLKRKREFVFRNKYKNKRVIAGTCKSLHIFEKLNSIKNSINYLIVDECTQIDELTLLKFLIKYSIDKFILIGDIKQLSFVLKSRSDLTRSMFARLIENELFIKYYIMQGKEERVKNMQRGEIRSHGYSGSGDHRYDDDSYPDDQLDLDDIKREIINLNQVEYSILRSNIYKHMFDLHEEKRDNTFQHVQVRRKGKNKGTDIQPLPFINKLIIMNKQYRCHPTISNICSYLFYNNYIVNAKCTKNIKLYYNKYDSHVNLILIRRQTNREIQYNNYSSFINILEANIILNICESMINNNVTPNDIGIISFFKNQANYIKNKMKESKNYDHLKRIKVSTVDSFQGIEKEIILFSCVLSSFSRDNYSVREIENKNNTCVAEKRVICSEKGSTTSITNSSEYVNKEIFFAYDNNSFESFYENKNRINVALSRAKSQLIIIAHNNFVEKSHVWSYIKEKARVYYYD, encoded by the coding sequence GAAAAAAAGAGCAAACGAGTTACTTCTAGAGGAAAAGGGAAATATAAGCatacagaagaaaaaaaaaaaaaaagaaaaaaaagaaatttgcTATTCCAGTTCATATGATGTAGAGGATCAAAAGGGAATAGAAGGAGAACCTTCTAGtgaaaaagaagaggaaCTACCAAATGGTAAAAATTGGTTATGCCGTAATAAGACGCTAGACAGGTATGCACgtataaatagaaaattcGAAGTACCAAGAGAAGTAAGTTCATGTGGGGATGGAAATCAAGTGAAAAGAAGGCGAACAGTGGAGGAGTGGAAAAACACTGATGAAGAGGACGGTGAAAGTGTAAATGGGAAAACGAAAAAAGGAAGAGATAAGAAGATTGAGGGGGTAGAAGAAAAGCAGGTATCAAGGGAAGGGACAAAACTAATCAATATTACATACAccaaaacatatttttttaataaaaagaaaaacgtaAAGTGGTTTGATGGGTATATAATAgagaaacaaaatatattagaattatataattattctaaggaaaaattatttacagagaaaaaaaaaaatgtgataaatgaagaatataTTCCATTTGGAAAGTACATCGTCtataatgattttttatgtaaatcgGACAAAGAGGATGATACGTATGAGCAATTGGAATATTCCTTTTCaaggaataataatagcattaACAATAACATATTATGTAAGAACTTGCACGATATCTCAAACAGAGTGATTAACAGAATCAGAGAGCCCAATGATATATACAATGCTCCagatatgaaaaagaaaaagtacaCAGAAAGAAATACTATAAATGTAGATACAAACGTAGACATAAACAATAACATGCACAGGTATCAAAGCTCGAGTAATACTTCCAATAAATCTTATCATGatgatacaaaaaattactatAATAACCATACGTGTGCAGAGTATGGCCAAATGCATTCTTTAAGTAAATGGGGAAATGATAGCCACTCTACTTTAGAAGATCTCTACAATGAACCACAtgataaaggaaaaaaagaaaaaaaaagaggatatTTAAGGCGGAataatacacatacacatacatatattacacATAAAGATCAAGACGAATTCCCGCTATATCATAATAACGAAGATAGGATTAATGAAATGTTCCTCTGTAGTGAAAACAGCCAAAATAATGacaaatatgaagaaattattaacataGGGAAAATGGCcagcaaaaataatttttcaagcttgaatatttttaataatccTTTGTGCAAGCACATGAGCTCTGGCTTGGGGAAGGACCACCAAGTTTTTGAAGCAGACGAAGCGGAAGAAGTAGATGTATCAAATGGAGTAGAGTTATCGAATGAAGTGGATGTATCGAATGAAGTGGATGTATCGGATAGAGTGGACGTATCGTATAGAGTGGACGTATCGGATAGAGTGGATGTATCGGATAGAGTGGATGTATCGGATAGAGTGGATGTATCGGATAGAGTGGATGTATCGGATAGAGTGGACGTATCGGATAGAGTGGACGTATCGGATGGGATGGACGAATCAAATGGAGTTAAGAAGTCGGATGGAGGCCCCCCTCGATCATGGCGGAACATATTAGACAGCAATGATAGCATTGTCAACAGCGTCAATATTAGCGGCTTGGAAGATGGGGACCTCCGAAGCGTAACGACTAAAAAACGAAATGGTATCAGTTTCGTAAATAAATCAATGGAAAAAGCGTACTACAACAACGAAGAAAACATTCTTAGTAGCATCGTATGTAAGGAACACACTCaaacaattataaaaaaagaaacaagcAAAAATGAAGAACTACTGACTTGGGAAGATGCCTCTTCattgaaagaaaagaaaaagggcTCCTTTCACTATTTGAACATatacgaaataaaaaatatgaatacatttatttttgagaACGCTAACTTTTACGCTAAGGATATGGAAGatgttaataaaagtaaCTTGTTcttacctatatatataaccatTTTAACAAACAAAAtgtgtataaaaaataaattaaatgaattaaaatattttaaaattccaAATTTTTTCCTGAACAAGTCagaatatatttactattttatgaatggtattctttttcaaatttattatgatgtaataaataaactgTTGTGTCTTCATAGTTATTTGGTGTCTTTTCTAAGTGGATTGACTGGTAGGAAAAACGATTCGAAGTATGTAAAGGGTAATCAAGAGGAGAATGAAGTCATTAACaatttaaggaaaaaagagGATTATCAAGTTGATGAAGGAATAAGAAGAGCAGTAAACAGCAGTATATGTGCTGATAATAATAGTGGACATAATTCCTTATCATTTTTGAGGGaggaaaaaaggagaaaatataaatatgcagaTGATGATTATGTGTTGTTATTTCAAGGAGTGAAGGTAGTTTGCACTGTGTCTGATAAGGGGAACAGGGTTAGCGGTATGGTTAGTACCATGGTTCGTAGCAGGATTGGCGGAAGGGTCGGGAGTACAAGTTATGGTAGCCATAACGACTGCAGTTTGGGGTGCAAATTCTTCCTGAACGTAACAACAAATAGCTGTTTTGTAATAGAAAAGAATGGAAGTAGGTTTATGCAAGAGGGGAGTAAATATGTCCATATGCATCATGTAATTATTTTGAGTAGAGACAATAATTATTTCGATAATAACAATTTGTTGATATTTATTACCAAGTGGagttcttttaaaaataattatttagaaatatatcctttaaattttcaaacgtatacatacatgaacGAACTATTTGATAAGGAGAAAATTAGGACAACGAAAaagtgtatttattttttaaggagatacaaaaaagtaatatttcCATCctgtttgttttttattacgttatatgaatatatggaACATATGAAGTTTCtcttttatctttataaaaGTGTACATGATGTGAGTCTCTACAATTTTATTTGGACCAAGTTAGGAATAATAAATTGCACTGAGTATTGCTCTGACCAATGTACTTTGTTACAATATGTCAGTGGGAGCTACAAAAGAGAGTTAACACAAAAACTCAGCAGTGATAAGAAGTTAAACAGGAAGCAGAAGCAAATCATTAGGAGTGTTCTTAACTGGTTTGTGTGTACGGACAGAGAGAAAGATCCAATTGGGGGGAAGCAAATTGAGAATGACCCAAATGAGATTTACCAAGGCCAGTGTAACCAAAGTGAGAAAGAGAAGGAaaatacacatgtacataatcAAAGTTTCCCTGTTAGTACCATCCAAATGAATATGGTTCAACAGGACAGAAGTAACACCTTACTGGTTAATGGAATTTTTGGGTCAGGAAAAAGTACGCTCATCTGCCATATCATTTGTTACTTAGATAAGTTATTGACCTGTGAGGAGAAGCTAGccaaaagaaacaaaaatggaataaGTGTAAGTGATGGAGGGGATAAGAATGACCCCAGTAGAGATGACCACGAGCACAGGGACGGCAAAAGAATCAACAGAAGCAGCagcagcagtagtagtagtagctCAAGCGGAGGCAGTGACGAAGTAACAAGAGatgacaataaaaaaaagagtaaaaataagattaaaaataatgatatgtataatgatgaatataatgataaatataatcTTAAATgtagtaataaatataataataaatgtaataataaatgcaataataaatgtaataataaatgcaataataaatgtaataataaatgcaataataaatgtaataataaatgcaataataaatgtaataataaatgtaataataaatgtaataataaatgtaataataaatgtaataataaatgtaataataaatgtaataataaatgtaataataaacatattaataaacATAAGAATCGGGAGAAGACAAAAATTTTACTCATGTGCAACACCAATTTTGGAGTGGACAATATTCTGCTAAAATTAAAACTCGATTTTGAATTTTATGACTTTGCAAGGataggaaatatatatgaagtaaatttttttttaattacaaattttattagCATAAATTCGAAGGACGATAAGAATGCAGAACAGATGAAGAGATATTTAGAAAGTATGACGAACAAGAAAGGGGGAAATGGCAGTACAGAAGGTACAGATATAGAATCCACGTTTTTGAAAAAGAGAATTACAACGATTAACAATCATAAGGATAATAATTACAACAATTTTAgaggaaaaaaggaagaggAATCTGTACCGGTGTCCCTATCAGGGAAGAAAAAGATTAACGGAAACAGAATCGACCATAATAACAGCAGTGAGAGCAGAAATAGTTGTTACGATAATGGTAAGACGAGCAAAAGGAGTGCAAAGGAAttgcataaaataaaaaatgtagacACACTGATAAGCGTGTTGAAGAGAAAAAGAGAATTCgtttttagaaataaatacaaaaacaaaagagTTATAGCTGGAACATGCAAAAGTTTACACAtctttgaaaaattaaattctaTTAAGAACagtattaattatttaattgttGATGAGTGCACACAAATTGATGAACTaactcttttaaaatttcttataaaatattcaatagATAAATTTATTCTAATTGGTGATATTAAACAGTTGAGTTTCGTTTTGAAAAGTAGGAGTGACTTGACGCGTAGCATGTTTGCTAGACTTATTGAAAACGAGCTCTTTATTAAGTATTATATCATGCAGGGTAAGGAGGAAAGAGTGAAGAACATGCAGCGTGGTGAGATAAGGAGCCATGGGTATAGTGGAAGTGGCGATCATCGTTATGATGATGACTCTTACCCTGACGACCAGCTAGACCTAGACGacataaaaagagaaataataaatctaAATCAAGTAGAATATTCAATCTTAAGaagtaacatatataaacatatgtttGATTTACATGAGGAAAAAAGGGATAATACATTTCAACATGTACAAGTCAGGCGAAAGGGTAAAAATAAGGGTACCGACATACAACCTTTaccttttattaataaactaattattatgaacaagCAATATAGATGTCATCCTACAATAAGTAATATATGTAGTTActtattttacaataattatatagtaaatgcaaaatgtacaaagaatattaaattatattataataaatacgaTTCACatgtaaatttaatattgATAAGAAGACAGACAAACAGAGAAATACAGTATAACAACtattcttcatttattaatattttagaaGCCAATATAatcttaaatatatgtgaGAGTATGATAAATAACAATGTGACACCTAATGATATTGgcataatttcattttttaaaaatcaggctaactatattaaaaataaaatgaaagaatcCAAAAATTATGACCAtctaaaaagaataaaagtaAGTACAGTTGATTCTTTTCAAGGAATTGAGaaggaaataattttattttcttgtgTGCTGAGCTCCTTTTCACGTGATAATTACAGTGTAAGGGAAatagaaaacaaaaataatacatgtgTGGCGGAAAAAAGGGTTATCTGCTCAGAGAAAGGTAGTACTACCAGTATTACTAATTCATCGGAGTATGTTaacaaagaaatattttttgcatatGACAATAACTCCTTCGAATCGTTCTATGAAAATAAGAACAGGATAAACGTTGCACTGAGTAGAGCTAAAAGCCAGCTAATAATCATTGCTCACAATAATTTTGTCGAAAAGAGTCATGTGTGGAGTTACATCAAGGAGAAGGCGCGCGTTTACTACTACGATTAG
- a CDS encoding DNA polymerase epsilon subunit B yields MDELTKEKLISNISKKYDIKNINLYITNIEEHIIKIKNEGTSLIDEVFLAFNGSIGHLSLYSYLFDHNVNVDLNCLNFIYEHSYIEEEKVIEGENKNEKRVVDITKFDSDLMYYIVKEYKENYEEDYNLTIKDLEDIILKYKENIYEEAIKLYKEKYNDGGHPSVLFWSDAVNEIHIKDKTIITSVDAVKLTNTGHQHIIGILGLNRDGELVIQGIRNEVKLFINNNCVINHGIYCIGHIILVQGRMKLLNKTFYATEIMHPPRNYEDEKLEEDLFYGFENEKEKKEIKEYEIIVKSNDKKQNWVVMHDVYLDNPYTFEILEKMFSLYVNTYPDNDLPIGFIFMGDFISLKFDYNKSFNNIYVKGFEKLSVLLISKFKLILQNCYLVFIPGKNDPCACKNSIPKLPILPYYIKKFEENVNSFFSSKTKKKIIFATNPCRIRHFNKKMIFFRHDILNDLIWSSSINATQDEKKNLQNILVSTIIGQSHIFPITHDNRILKRYSSFLFLYPLPNFICISDNTCNSFISYASDNTNDAIISNSDLSFTRKKAFTVYNVLQHEAKRYVVPI; encoded by the exons ATGGACGAATTAACGAAAGAGAAACTAATAAgcaatataagtaaaaagtatgatataaaaaacataaatttgtACATAACCAATATTGAAGagcatataataaaaataaaaaatgaagggACTAGTCTAATAGATGAAGTGTTTTTAGCATTTAATGGGTCTATAGGTCACCTTTCtctatattcatatttatttgacCATAATGTTAATGTTGATTTAAATTgtctaaattttatatatgaacatagttatatagaagaagaaaaagtaatagaaggagaaaacaaaaatgaaaagagaGTTGTAGATATAACGAAGTTTGATTCAgatttaatgtattatatagtaAAGGAATATAAAGAGAATTATGAGGAAGATTATAATTTGACTATAAAAGATTTGGaagatataatattaaaatacaaagaaaatatttacgAAGAAGCGATAAagttatataaagaaaaatataatgatggG GGACATCCATCTGTTCTGTTCTGGTCTGATGCAGTTAAcgaaatacatataaaagataaaacaaTTATAACGTCTGTTGATGCAGttaaattaacaaatacCGGTCATCAACATATCATAGGAATACTTGGCTTGAATAGAGATGGAGAGTTAGTAATACAAGGTATCAGAAATGAAGTGAAATTGTTTATTAACAATAACTGTGTTATTAATCATGGAATATACTGCATCGGACATATTATTCTAGTTCAGGGGCGCATGAAATTGCTTAACAAAACCTTTTATGCTACGGAAATTATGCACCCCCCCAG AAACTACGAGGACGAGAAACTCGAGGAAGACCTGTTCTACGGGTTCGAAAAcgaaaaggagaaaaaggaaataaaagagTACGAAATAATTGTGAAAAGCAAcgataaaaaacaaaactgGGTAGTGATGCATGACGTGTATTTAGACAATCCGTATACATTCGAAATACTGGAAAAAATGTTTTCTCtttatgtaaatacataCCCTGATAACGATTTACCCATCggatttatatttatgggTGATTTTATAAGCTTAAAATTTGACTATAACAAAAgctttaataatatatatgtaaaaggATTTGAAAAGTTAtctgttttattaatatccaaatttaaattaatattacaaaacTGTTATTTAGTATTTATACCTGGGAAAAATGATCCATGTGCATGTAAAAATAGTATTCCCAAATTACCAATTCTCccttattatattaaaaaatttgaagaaaatgtgaactcttttttttcatctaaaacaaaaaaaaaaattatctttgCTACGAACCCATGTCGTATTAGAcatttcaataaaaaaatgattttctTTAGACATGATATTTTGAACGATTTAATTTGGAGCTCTTCAATTAATGCAACTCAAGATGAGAAAAagaatttacaaaatatattagtatcTACGATTATTGGGCAGAGTCATATATTCCCTATTACGCATGATAACAGAATATTAAAGAGATATTCctcttttctctttttatacCCGTTaccaaattttatttgtatatctGATAACACATGCAACAGCTTCATTTCGTATGCCTCGGATAATACTAATGATGCCATCATTTCGAACTCGGACTTGTCCTTTACGCGGAAAAAAGCGTTCACCGTGTACAATGTTCTGCAGCACGAAGCAAAGAGGTACGTCGTTCCAATATGA